From one Bos javanicus breed banteng chromosome 15, ARS-OSU_banteng_1.0, whole genome shotgun sequence genomic stretch:
- the LOC133261328 gene encoding olfactory receptor 51L1-like, with translation MATANSSNILASTFYLTGIPGYEEFHHWISIPFCLLYLVGIMGNCTILHIVRTDPRLHEPMYYFLAMLSLTDMGMSLPTMISLFRVLWSISREIQFNTCVVQMFFIHTFSFTESSVLLAMALDRYVAICHPLRYATILTPTLITKIGIAALLRSALPVIPNVARLAFFPFCHSHVLSHSYCLHQDIIRLACADTKFNVIYGMVMITLLWGMDSLGIFVSYVFILHSVLKISSQEGRFKALNTCASHICAVLILYVPMIGLSIVHRFAKHSSPLIHIFMAHIYLLVPPVLNPIIYSVRTKQIRQGILHLLFPLKLSSSLM, from the coding sequence ATGGCAACTGCAAACTCCAGCAATATCCTGGCCTCTACTTTCTATCTCACAGGTATCCCTGGATATGAGGAATTTCACCACTGGATTTCCATCCCATTCTGTCTCCTCTACCTTGTTGGAATCATGGGTAACTGCACTATCCTACATATTGTCCGGACAGACCCCAGGCTCCATGAGCCCATGTACTACTTCTTGGCCATGCTTTCTCTCACTGACATGGGCATGTCCTTGCCCACAATGATATCGCTCTTCAGGGTGCTGTGGTCCATATCCAGGGAGATCCAGTTCAACACTTGTGTAGTCCAAATGTTTTTCATTCACACTTTCTCCTTCACTGAATCATCTGTGCTCTTGGCCATGGCCCTTGACCGgtatgtggccatctgccacccacTAAGATATGCCACCATTCTCACTCCTACACTTATCACTAAAATTGGAATTGCAGCCCTGCTTAGAAGTGCCCTTCCTGTGATTCCAAATGTGGCCCGGCTGGCCTTCTTTCCCTTCTGCCATTCTCACGTCCTTTCTCATTCTTACTGTCTGCACCAGGATATAATCCGCCTTGCCTGTGCTGACACCAAGTTTAATGTTATATATGGAATGGTTATGATCACTTTGCTGTGGGGAATGGACTCTCTGGGTATTTTTGTGTCTTATGTTTTCATCCTTCACTCAGTATTAAAAATTTCATCTCAGGAGGGGAGATTTAAGGCCCTCAACACATGTGCATCCCATATCTGTGCTGTACTTATTCTTTATGTGCCTATGATTGGGCTCTCTATTGTCCATCGTTTTGCCAAACACTCATCCCCTCTCATCCACATCTTCATGGCTCATATCTACCTGCTAGTTCCACCTGTGCTCAACCCAATTATCTATAGTGTGAGGACAAAGCAGATCCGCCAAGGAATTCTCCACCTGCTTTTCCCCCTAAAACTCAGTTCTTCTCTGATGTAG
- the LOC133261010 gene encoding olfactory receptor 51G1-like gives MASWNNVTTGTNSSIGQAPSFYLSGIPGCKDVQHFISIPFCVFYLIGIVGNCTVLHIIHTDKSLHEPMYYFLAMLSLTDMGMCISTLPTVLRTFWFDAREIEMNTCVAQMYFIHTFSLMESAVLLAMAFDRYVAICDPLRYSSKLTPQRIVYIGVFIVIRCSTVLPVVLVRIPTFSFCQSHVLSHSFCLHQDVIQLACSDISFNVLYGLFVVAFYWGIDSLGIFLSYAFILRSVLHIASRGGKLKALSTCISHICAVLILYVPMIGLSLVHRFAKHFSPIIHITMADIYLLVPPVLNPIIYSIKTKQIRQGFLGILLSKRIGLAHT, from the coding sequence ATGGCATCTTGGAACAATGTAACGACAGGCACTAATTCCAGTATTGGACAGGCACCTTCATTCTACCTTTCTGGGATTCCTGGCTGCAAGGATGTTCAACACTTTATTTCCATCCCCTTTTGTGTGTTCTATCTGATTGGAATAGTGGGCAACTgtacagttcttcacatcatccACACTGACAAGAGTCTCCATGAGCCCATGTACTACTTCCTGGCCATGCTGTCCCTCACGGACATGGGCATGTGCATCTCCACCCTGCCCACAGTACTGAGAACCTTCTGGTTTGATGCTAGGGAGATTGAGATGAATACTTGTGTAGCCCAGATGTATTTTATTCACACTTTTTCTCTAATGGAATCAGCTGTGCTCCTAGCCATGGCTTTTGACCGCTATGTTGCCATCTGCGATCCTTTGAGGTATTCCAGCAAACTTACCCCACAACGCATTGTCTACATAGGGGTCTTCATCGTAATCAGATGCTCCACTGTCCTCCCTGTTGTTCTTGTTCGTATCCccacattttctttctgtcaATCCCATGTTCTCTCTCACTCCTTCTGCTTACATCAAGATGTCATCCAACTGGCCTGTTCTGACATCTCATTCAATGTTTTGTATGGCTTGTTTGTTGTTGcattttattggggtatagatTCTCTAGGAATCTTTTTATCTTATGCTTTCATCCTCCGCTCTGTGTTGCACATTGCATCCCGGGGAGGGAAACTCAAAGCCCTCAGTACATGTATCTCCCATATTTGTGCTGTGCTCATTCTGTATGTGCCAATGATAGGGTTGTCCTTAGTGCATCGTTTTGCAAAACATTTCTCTCCCATTATTCATATTACCATGGCAGATATTTACCTGTTAGTTCCACCAGTTCTCAACCCAATTATTTATAGCATCAAGACAAAGCAGATTCGCCAAGGCTTCCTAGGGATATTATTATCCAAAAGGATAGGGCTTGCTCACACTTAG